TAATTGGGTTCCACAAAGGCTCTATATGTAGTAAAAGCCTTATCTTCAGCTTCCAAATCAACAGGTAAATGGGGAGCaatgaaaaagacaaaGCCTGGTTCCGCCTTTAATTTTTGGCCATCTGCCTTGATGTAACCATTACCCTTTGTAGTGATCAAGATACTTGGACCATCAACACCTTCAAAGTGTCTTTGACCaagtttttcatcaaaagtAGTTTCTAATACAGCAAATTCCTCGATTGGAGGGTTATATAATACCGACTTACCATCGCCTGAAGATCTGTCAAATTTTAAAGGCTGcattttttgcttttccaCAGGATCATATGTATAAGTCAACATGGAGACTAAGTTTTTAACGTCCTTGAACTTTGGAGTGAAGCCCGCTCTAACAACATTGTCGGAAGCAGCCATACATTCCATGATATCGCCGCTTATATAAGCATGAGGATCCTTGGCTCTTAGAAAGATGGCTTCACCGGCGTTCAATCTGCAATGATTTAACAACAAACATCCACAAAACAAACCGACGTCATCGGGAAACTGTTCATTAAGTCTTCTAATTAATTCCGGTAAGTCTGATTTGTTAAAGTCAGAGGGAGATTTTTTCGATCTCTCGACCAAAGA
This genomic stretch from Saccharomyces mikatae IFO 1815 strain IFO1815 genome assembly, chromosome: 5 harbors:
- the PMI40 gene encoding mannose-6-phosphate isomerase PMI40 (similar to Saccharomyces cerevisiae PMI40 (YER003C); ancestral locus Anc_7.147) — encoded protein: MGTHSKMPSYNHESKESLRDIISKDPSAMLGKDIIDKFHATNELPFLFKVLSIGKVLSIQAHPDKALAKTLHAQDPKNYPDDNHKPEMAIAVTDFEGFCGFKPLQEIADELKRIPELRNIVGEETSQNFVDSIQPSAKKGSPEDEQNKRLLQAVFSKVMNASDDEVKTQARSLVERSKKSPSDFNKSDLPELIRRLNEQFPDDVGLFCGCLLLNHCRLNAGEAIFLRAKDPHAYISGDIMECMAASDNVVRAGFTPKFKDVKNLVSMLTYTYDPVEKQKMQPLKFDRSSGDGKSVLYNPPIEEFAVLETTFDEKLGQRHFEGVDGPSILITTKGNGYIKADGQKLKAEPGFVFFIAPHLPVDLEAEDKAFTTYRAFVEPN